The Winogradskyella schleiferi genome contains the following window.
AACTTATCACTAAAAAATTCATTAAAATACATGGTTTCAAAACTGTTTAATCCTGCCACTGAAAAACGCTGTAGAATAGTTTCTTTGGTTATATTGTTTGGGTAGGCATGATACAAATGTGTTAGAGGTGCATCTCCTCCTGCAATTCCTGCCACTAAGGTAATCCTAGTTGTGGCGTCATTTTTATATTTGAATTCTTGAATCGTTCTAAAGTCGAGCTTTGAAAACGTAAAGTCACCGCCAAAAATAGATTTAAAACCTTGGGTTAGTTGAAGCGTGAATTTAGGATAACCATTTTTGATGACTTTTACGTAGTCTTCGTTAACAGAAAATTGACTAAAAGGACTCCACTGTAAGCTGATTTTTGCAGTACTTAGATCGAACGTGTTATAACTTCTATTGTCTAATAGATAAGTATAATTATACGTTGGATTAATTTTTGAAATAGCGAATTGTGTTTCTGAAAGTAGGTGGTTAGAAACGGTATGTTGCAATGCAATAGATTTTGTAATGTGTCTATGAAATAAATCAATATTTAACAAGCGTGGTTCAAAAAAGGTAAAGAAACGTTTATCGGTTAAAAACTTTGAACTACCCGTTTCTTGTAGGTCATCAGTATAGGCAACATTTACCCATGTATTTGTAGCTTTATGCGCTCTAAAGCCACCACCAATTTTATATTTTAGGCGATTATCCTTGAAACCATAAACCAAGTAACCGTCTAACCTGTAATGTTCTGAAAACCGATCATTTGTTATACCTCCTAAACCTGTTCTGAGACCCTCGTATTGGTTGAACTTAATGAGGTAGCGTAAATCTAAGTTGAAGTAATTGAAAGGAAGATAGCCATTACCAATATTTTTTAAGAATTCGGTTTTTTTAATGGAATCTTGAGCGGCTTTTATCGAATCTTTTTCTTGAAGATCCCGTTGTTGTGCATAACTGAATGCTGCAAGTGACAAAAGAAAAATAACAAGCAGGCGCTTTAACATGTATGATTATGAATTATGATTGAAAAAAATATCCCAAGGAATTTGGGATATTTTTATATTTTGGGTATTGAGCTTATACGGTCATAATCTCTTTCTCCTTTACCTCAAGGATCTCATCAAT
Protein-coding sequences here:
- a CDS encoding DUF5686 family protein translates to MLKRLLVIFLLSLAAFSYAQQRDLQEKDSIKAAQDSIKKTEFLKNIGNGYLPFNYFNLDLRYLIKFNQYEGLRTGLGGITNDRFSEHYRLDGYLVYGFKDNRLKYKIGGGFRAHKATNTWVNVAYTDDLQETGSSKFLTDKRFFTFFEPRLLNIDLFHRHITKSIALQHTVSNHLLSETQFAISKINPTYNYTYLLDNRSYNTFDLSTAKISLQWSPFSQFSVNEDYVKVIKNGYPKFTLQLTQGFKSIFGGDFTFSKLDFRTIQEFKYKNDATTRITLVAGIAGGDAPLTHLYHAYPNNITKETILQRFSVAGLNSFETMYFNEFFSDKFSTLQIKHAFAPFKIAERFKPQLVLISRYAVGDMNSRDRHQGVDFGTLKHVYSESGFEINKLLFGFGLSFAYRYGGYHLPNFEDNIAFKFTFNISL